A DNA window from Daucus carota subsp. sativus chromosome 3, DH1 v3.0, whole genome shotgun sequence contains the following coding sequences:
- the LOC108210642 gene encoding transcription factor AS1, whose product MKERQRWRAEEDTLLLAYVRQYGPREWHLVSQRMNTPLDRDAKSCLERWKNYLKPGIKKGSLSEEEQRLVIRLQAKHGNKWKKIAAEVPGRTAKRLGKWWEVYKEKQQREQKETNKIIDPAEDNKYDQILETFAEKLVKERPPQSVFMTTSNGGFLHSDSSAAPQNSLPSWLSNTSAPCNVRPASPSVTLTLSPSTAPLPSSVSWLQPERGHENMPMMFGNLPSQGVPPPPRGDNRLVSDLLECCRELDEGHRAWAAHKKEAAWRLKRVELQLESEKTCRRKEKMDEIEAKVKALREEQKVTLDRIEAEYKEQLAGLRRDAEAKEQKLADQWAAKHSRLTKFLEQMGGHRSC is encoded by the coding sequence ATGAAGGAGAGACAGCGTTGGCGTGCTGAGGAGGATACATTGTTACTTGCATACGTTAGACAATATGGCCCTAGAGAGTGGCACCTTGTGTCACAGCGCATGAACACACCCCTTGATAGAGACGCAAAGTCTTGCCTTGAGCGGTGGAAGAACTATCTCAAACCTGGTATTAAAAAGGGATCACTTAGTGAAGAGGAACAACGCCTTGTCATTCGCCTTCAGGCTAAACACGGTAACAAATGGAAGAAAATTGCGGCTGAAGTCCCTGGTAGAACAGCCAAGAGATTAGGTAAATGGTGGGAAGTGTATAAGGAGAAACAACAACGAGAACAGAAGGAAACTAACAAGATTATAGACCCTGCAGAGGATAACAAATACGATCAGATTCTTGAAACATTTGCAGAGAAACTAGTTAAAGAGCGTCCACCTCAATCTGTATTTATGACTACTTCAAATGGGGGATTTCTTCACTCAGATTCATCGGCGGCTCCTCAAAATTCATTGCCTTCATGGCTTTCAAATACAAGCGCCCCTTGTAATGTCAGGCCAGCATCTCCTTCAGTGACATTAACTCTATCTCCATCAACAGCGCCACTTCCATCTTCAGTCTCATGGCTACAGCCCGAAAGGGGACATGAGAATATGCCTATGATGTTTGGCAATTTGCCATCTCAAGGAGTGCCTCCTCCTCCACGTGGAGATAATAGGCTGGTGTCTGACCTTCTGGAATGTTGCAGAGAATTGGATGAAGGGCACCGTGCTTGGGCAGCTCACAAGAAGGAAGCAGCTTGGAGGCTGAAGAGGGTGGAGCTGCAACTGGAATCAGAGAAGACGTGTAGGAGGAAGGAGAAAATGGATGAGATTGAAGCAAAGGTAAAAGCTCTAAGAGAAGAGCAGAAAGTCACTTTGGATAGAATTGAAGCTGAATACAAGGAACAATTAGCTGGATTGAGAAGAGATGCTGAAGCTAAAGAACAAAAATTAGCTGATCAGTGGGCTGCAAAGCACTCGCGTCTTACCAAGTTTCTTGAGCAGATGGGAGGACACCGATCTTGCTGA